DNA sequence from the Ramlibacter agri genome:
TCGCGACTTCGGCGACGCTCGGCCCGGCGCTGGCGGGTGTGCTGATCGACGCCTTCGGTTTCCGCGTGGCCTTGCTGGTGACGGCGGCGTGCACGCTGGTGACGCTGCTGCTGGTCTTCACGCGCCTGGGCCAGACCGTGCCCGAGCCGCAGGAGCTGCCGCAGCCGCGCCGGTCCGAGGTGGCCGTGCGCGGCCTGTTCGACCTGCTGCGGCGCCCGCGCTTGCGCCAGCTGCTGCTCGTGGGCCTGACCATCTCCGCCAGCTGGGACCTGTTCGTCATCATGCTGCCGGTGGTCGGCACGCGGCTCGGCTTCTCGGCCTCCCTCGTCGGCACGATCTCGTCGGCCTTCGCGCTGGGCATCTTCATCAGCCGCGCGCTGACGCCCACGCTGGCCGTGCGTTTCCCCGAGTGGCACAACGTGCGGGCCTCGCTGGTGGGCATCGTGGCGATGTTCGTGCTGCTGCCGCTGGTGCGTGCGCCGGCGCTGTTCATCGTGCTGGCGCTGCTGCTGGGCGTGTCCATCGGCCTGAGCCAGCCGAACATCCTGTCGCTGCTGCACGCGGCCACGCCGCGCTCGCGCAGCGGCGAGGCGCTGGGCCTGCGCTATT
Encoded proteins:
- a CDS encoding MFS transporter, with product MPAEGVASATPPWWRLAAPLPTLILVNLTSHLALSGGRLSGSLYTLRSGAGELWAGVFMGLFAFIPLCTSLRSGRWIDRVGARRVMQRGTLLVLAGAWLPVLWLSVPSLFAMALLVGIGYNLVSMAGLHAAASAGDAASSRQRLANFGWLGLGFATSATLGPALAGVLIDAFGFRVALLVTAACTLVTLLLVFTRLGQTVPEPQELPQPRRSEVAVRGLFDLLRRPRLRQLLLVGLTISASWDLFVIMLPVVGTRLGFSASLVGTISSAFALGIFISRALTPTLAVRFPEWHNVRASLVGIVAMFVLLPLVRAPALFIVLALLLGVSIGLSQPNILSLLHAATPRSRSGEALGLRYFLGNCSSVLMPLFFGSAIGVLGVLPIFWLNAGVAGAGLASAQQAVRRVR